The Daucus carota subsp. sativus chromosome 2, DH1 v3.0, whole genome shotgun sequence genome includes a window with the following:
- the LOC108206266 gene encoding uncharacterized protein LOC108206266, with protein sequence MWSFTRFCEKIYKMAEGGSDYCSKKSDDFCGNASGEDPVRVLSMTRLRCIMRGIDLKMYLFLLILIPTCVFGLYVHAQKVTYFLRPLWESPPKPFHEIPHYYHENVSMNNLCKLHGWGTREYPRRVFDAVLFSNEVDLLTVRWKELHPYVTEFVLLESNSTFTGLEKPLVFASHRDEFQFVESRLTYGQVPGRSKKGENPFVEEAYQRLALDYLLGKAGIQDDDLLIMSDVDEIPSRHTINLLRWCEDIPPVLHLRLKNYLYSFEFLMDNNSWRASIHRYQTGKTRYAHYRQSDDILADAGWHCSFCFRRISEFIFKMQAYSHFDRVRFTKFLNPKRVQEVICKGADLFDMLPEEYTFKEIIGKMGPIPHSYSAVYLPAYLLENADKYKFLLPGNCIREDGG encoded by the exons ATGTGGAGCTTTACCAGATTTTGTGAGAAGATATATAAAATGGCAGAAGGAGGATCTGATTATTGCTCTAAAAAATCTGATGATTTCTGTGGGAATGCTTCTGGTGAG GACCCTGTGCGTGTTTTGAGCATGACAAGATTACGTTGTATTATGCGTGGTATAGATTTGAAAATGTATCTCTTCCTACTAATATTGATTCCTACATGTGTCTTTGGTTTATATGTGCACGCTCAAAAAGTTACATACTTCTTGCGGCCATTATGGGAATCTCCTCCTAAACCATTTCATGAGATTCCTCATTATTATCATGAGAATGTATCGATGAATAATCTGTGCAAACTTCATGGATGGGGTACCCGGGAGTACCCAAGGCGAGTGTTTGATGCAGTGTTGTTCAGTAATGAGGTAGATTTGCTTACTGTGCGGTGGAAAGAATtgcatccctatgtaacagagtTTGTGCTTCTTGAGTCGAATTCGACTTTTACTGGATTAGAAAAGCCCCTGGTCTTTGCCAGCCACAGAGATGAGTTTCAGTTTGTTGAGTCACGGCTGACTTATGGCCAAGTTCCTGGCAGAAGTAAAAAAGGAGAAAATCCATTTGTCGAGGAAGCATATCAACGACTAGCACTCGATTATCTTCTTGGGAAAGCTGGTATTCAAGATGATGACTTGTTAATAATGTCTGATGTTGATGAGATACCAAGTAGGCACACTATCAATTTACTGAGGTGGTGTGAGGACATACCACCAGTACTTCATCTTCGGTTAAAAAACTACCTGTATTCTTTTGAGTTTCTTATGGATAATAACAGCTGGAGAGCTTCAATTCATAGATATCAGACTGGGAAGACAAGATATGCACATTATCGCCAGTCTGATGACATCTTGGCAGATGCGGGGTGGCATTGTAGCTTTTGCTTTCGCCGCATCAGCGAGTTTATATTTAAGATGCAAGCATACAGTCATTTTGATAGAGTGAGGTTCACTAAATTCTTGAACCCTAAAAGAGTTCAGGAAGTCATTTGCAAAGGTGCCGACCTATTTGATATGCTTCCTGAGGAATATACCTTCAAGGAAATCATCGGGAAAATGGGTCCTATACCACATTCCTACTCCGCCGTCTATCTTCCAGCGTATCTTTTAGAGAATGCTGACAAGTACAAGTTTCTCTTGCCAGGAAATTGCATAAGAGAAGACGGTGGCTGA